TTCGCCAGCGCGGTCGTGTACGAAAGTTCGTCGTACTTCTTTGCGTTCGAGTTCTTCGCGGGGTCGACGTCATAGACTCCGTCCACTTTGGTCGCCTTGAACAGAATATCCGCGCCGATTTCGTTGGCGCGCAGCGCCGCCGCGGTGTCCGTCGTAAAGAAGGGGTTCCCGGTGCCTGCGCCGAAAATGACCACGCGGCCCTTTTCGAGGTGCCGAATCACACGCCGGCGAATGTATGGCTCGGCGACGGGCCGCATCTCGATCGCGGTAATGACGCGCGTCGCCGCACCCTTGTGTTCGAGCATGGCCTGAAGCGCCAGCGCGTTGATGACCGTCGCCAGCATGCCCATGTAATCGCCCGTGGGCTGGTCGAGGCCCGTCTCGAGCCCCT
The genomic region above belongs to Candidatus Hydrogenedentota bacterium and contains:
- the pyrH gene encoding UMP kinase → GLETGLDQPTGDYMGMLATVINALALQAMLEHKGAATRVITAIEMRPVAEPYIRRRVIRHLEKGRVVIFGAGTGNPFFTTDTAAALRANEIGADILFKATKVDGVYDVDPAKNSNAKKYDELSYTTALAKNLRVMDATAISMCREHKLPILVFNLNQQGSIMKAVCGERIGTLVKGD